Proteins from a single region of Catenulispora acidiphila DSM 44928:
- a CDS encoding Gfo/Idh/MocA family protein, whose amino-acid sequence MSGDGSGLVSGDGESNNGNSGGSSTLRIGLIGHGFMGRMHSLAWQSVGRAVEVPLVPELIAIAGRNPGSVAKAARAWGWQSWTDDWRTLVARDDIDVIDITTPGALHAEIALAALAAGKHVLCEKPLANTLAEAREMTAAAEEAAARGVLSMVGFNYRRTPALALARDLVAQGRLGEIRHVRAVYLQDWINDPEFPLVWRLRKEEAGSGALGDLGAHLVDLAYFLTGRRITGLSARTRTFVEERPLATSASGLSGAAGSERGRVTVDDAAVFFADCEGGALATFEATRFAPGRKNAMRIEVNGSEGSVAFDFEAMNELQFYDATSDAAGAGFSRILATEPQHPYLDAWWPPGHGLGYDHTFVNQKRDLIEAIAAGKAPTPSFADGLYVQGVLAAVEDSARNRSAWTAVTQEAL is encoded by the coding sequence GTGAGCGGGGACGGCAGCGGGCTCGTGAGCGGGGACGGCGAGAGCAACAACGGCAACAGCGGCGGATCCTCGACGCTGCGGATCGGCTTGATCGGGCACGGCTTCATGGGGCGGATGCACTCGCTGGCGTGGCAGAGCGTCGGTCGCGCCGTCGAGGTGCCGCTGGTGCCCGAGCTGATCGCGATCGCCGGACGGAACCCCGGATCGGTCGCGAAGGCGGCGCGCGCCTGGGGGTGGCAGTCCTGGACCGACGACTGGCGCACGCTGGTCGCCCGCGACGACATCGACGTCATCGACATCACCACGCCCGGCGCGCTGCACGCCGAGATCGCGCTGGCGGCGCTGGCCGCGGGCAAGCACGTGCTCTGCGAGAAGCCGTTGGCGAACACGCTGGCCGAGGCGCGGGAGATGACGGCGGCGGCCGAGGAGGCGGCGGCGCGCGGCGTGCTGTCCATGGTCGGGTTCAACTACCGGCGCACTCCGGCGCTCGCGCTGGCGCGGGATCTGGTGGCGCAGGGGCGGCTCGGCGAGATCCGGCATGTGCGGGCCGTCTATTTGCAGGACTGGATCAATGATCCGGAGTTCCCGCTGGTCTGGCGGCTTCGTAAGGAGGAGGCGGGGTCTGGCGCGCTGGGCGATCTCGGCGCGCATCTGGTGGATCTCGCGTACTTCCTGACCGGTCGGCGGATCACGGGCTTGAGCGCTCGGACTCGCACCTTCGTCGAGGAACGGCCGTTGGCGACGTCCGCTTCGGGACTGAGTGGCGCGGCGGGGAGCGAGCGCGGCCGGGTGACCGTCGACGACGCGGCGGTGTTCTTCGCCGACTGCGAGGGCGGGGCGCTGGCGACGTTCGAGGCCACGCGGTTCGCCCCGGGGCGCAAGAACGCGATGCGGATCGAGGTGAACGGCTCGGAGGGCAGTGTGGCGTTCGATTTCGAGGCGATGAACGAGCTGCAGTTCTACGACGCGACCTCGGACGCCGCCGGGGCGGGCTTCTCCCGCATCCTCGCCACCGAGCCGCAGCACCCCTATTTGGACGCGTGGTGGCCGCCGGGCCACGGGTTGGGCTACGACCACACGTTCGTCAACCAGAAGCGGGACCTGATCGAGGCGATCGCCGCCGGGAAGGCGCCGACGCCGTCGTTCGCCGACGGGCTGTACGTGCAGGGCGTGCTGGCGGCGGTGGAAGACAGTGCTCGGAACAGGTCCGCGTGGACTGCTGTGACCCAGGAGGCGTTGTGA
- a CDS encoding glycoside hydrolase family 3 C-terminal domain-containing protein codes for MHPMMRPVRTLLCTALVLALAPAAAYANSPASAPTAAPPGAAQTGQPIYLDTHYSFAERAADLVSRMTLPEKAAQLQTNSAPAIPRLGVQEYTYWSEGQHGVNTLGADSNRGDVTGGVHATSFPVNFAATMSWDPALTYKETTAVSDEVRGFLDKSLWGTGQNNLGPSASDYGALTFWAPNVNMDRDPLWGRTNESFGEDPYLTSTMAGAFVDGYQGQSMTGQQQTPYLKVAATAKHYSLNNIEDSRHTGSSDTTDANIRDYYTKQFASLVRDAHVSGIMTSYNAVNGTPSPADTYTVDELLQATYGFAGYTTSDCGAIGDVYGAASHGWAPPGWTSNGTSWTNNATGRQISAAAGGQAFAIRAGTQLNCAGGEMTAQNISAAIDLGLLSNGVVDATLTRLFTVRMETGEFDPAGKVGYTKITKDQIESPAHQALAEQVAANDIVLLQNGAVSGTSAKLLPVDPAKTDSVVIVGDLANKVTLGGYSGEPTHEVNAVQGITAAVQAANPSATVTFDACGTGTQITTPASCSAATQAAIKSASLVLVVAGSDLSVADEANDRSTLALPGNYDSLISQVSALGNPRTALVMQADGPYDIQDAQKDFPAIVFSGYNGQSQGTALAQVLFGQQNPAGHLDFTWYSGDSQLAPMDNYGLTPSQTGGLGRTYQYFTGTPTYPFGYGQSYSSFAYSHVQVGPQNTNADGTVHVSFDVKNTGTVAGTTVAQLYAAPPGAGTNDTTREQLAGFQKTNTLKPGQSQHISLSVKVSSLSTWDESSLKQVVADGAYQFRVGPDSATTAGSGTVNVHGTMTPHVQSVAVQPDQVVFTAGQTLDLTGANPWIAPDTNASLEQNHAPAANIVEAANDDQSFADLAHSHVRYSTSDPKVATVSAAGVVTTHAPGAATINVTVNGVTGTAPIVVRDPFTLQAPAIVKPATSITATETFTNSGDKAVRDVRFGLTTPSGWTATANSPVSVSSVAPGQTVTARWSVAVPATASPGTQTELDATTTLTGAAGSYTENSVSAVTVTSGATPQQATPVITGTSPAAGSLQVVLNNPSDTATSVTAVKWQLGSLSGTAPVSATIAAGASTTVTVPVTGISFATIYPLTVSSVISGGLASEPLSGHVTFLPVVNKSLGSSWTLDQVQDGPSVNLSTSADGTWGSLDGSLPYGGDSYLSGKMWFDWDAQNLYVTADMTEAAFSQTNTAGDIWKGDSMQVSATSGIPGSSVATSDESLEGHYEYGAALTPAGSQLYRWISPSQGAGLVTDASVNVTRDEANHTTLYEVAIPWSDLTSLAPTANSVFSISAMFNNVDTGVRNGYLQWGGGIGDNKNVAEFNMAQLMPAAGS; via the coding sequence ATGCATCCCATGATGCGCCCAGTCCGCACGCTGCTCTGTACCGCTCTCGTCCTCGCTCTTGCCCCGGCCGCCGCCTACGCCAACTCGCCCGCGAGCGCACCGACCGCCGCGCCGCCGGGTGCTGCCCAAACCGGGCAGCCGATTTACCTCGACACCCACTACTCGTTCGCCGAGCGGGCGGCGGACTTGGTGTCGCGGATGACGTTGCCGGAGAAGGCCGCGCAGTTGCAGACCAACAGCGCGCCGGCGATTCCGCGTCTGGGCGTGCAGGAGTACACGTACTGGAGCGAGGGGCAGCACGGGGTCAACACCTTGGGCGCCGACTCCAACCGCGGCGACGTTACCGGAGGCGTGCACGCGACGAGCTTCCCGGTGAACTTCGCCGCGACGATGAGCTGGGATCCGGCGCTGACTTATAAGGAGACCACCGCGGTTTCCGATGAGGTGCGCGGGTTTCTGGACAAGTCGCTGTGGGGGACCGGGCAGAACAACCTGGGACCGTCGGCGAGCGACTATGGCGCGCTGACGTTCTGGGCGCCGAACGTCAACATGGACCGCGATCCGCTGTGGGGGCGTACGAACGAGTCCTTCGGCGAGGACCCCTACCTCACCTCCACGATGGCCGGCGCGTTCGTCGACGGCTATCAGGGCCAGAGCATGACCGGGCAGCAGCAGACCCCTTATTTGAAGGTCGCCGCCACCGCCAAGCACTACTCGCTGAACAACATCGAGGACAGCCGGCACACCGGCAGCTCGGACACCACGGATGCGAACATCCGTGACTACTACACCAAGCAGTTCGCCAGCCTGGTGCGGGACGCGCACGTCTCGGGCATCATGACCTCCTACAACGCGGTGAACGGCACGCCGTCCCCGGCGGACACCTACACCGTCGACGAACTCCTGCAGGCCACCTACGGCTTCGCCGGCTACACCACCTCCGACTGCGGCGCGATCGGCGACGTCTACGGCGCCGCCTCCCACGGCTGGGCTCCGCCGGGCTGGACCAGCAACGGCACCAGCTGGACCAACAACGCCACCGGCCGGCAGATCTCGGCGGCGGCCGGCGGGCAGGCCTTCGCGATCCGCGCCGGCACGCAGCTCAACTGCGCCGGCGGGGAGATGACCGCGCAGAACATCAGCGCCGCCATCGACCTCGGGCTGCTCTCGAACGGGGTCGTCGACGCCACCTTGACCCGGCTGTTCACGGTGCGGATGGAGACCGGCGAGTTCGACCCGGCGGGCAAGGTCGGCTACACCAAGATCACCAAGGACCAGATCGAGTCCCCGGCGCACCAGGCGCTCGCCGAGCAGGTCGCCGCGAACGACATCGTGCTACTGCAGAACGGCGCGGTGTCCGGGACGTCGGCCAAGCTGCTGCCGGTCGACCCGGCGAAGACCGACAGCGTCGTGATCGTCGGCGACCTGGCGAACAAGGTGACGCTCGGCGGGTACTCCGGCGAACCGACGCACGAAGTGAACGCCGTGCAGGGCATCACCGCGGCGGTCCAGGCCGCCAACCCCTCGGCGACCGTCACCTTCGACGCCTGCGGGACCGGAACACAGATCACCACTCCGGCGTCCTGCTCGGCCGCGACCCAAGCGGCGATCAAGAGCGCGAGCCTGGTGCTGGTGGTCGCCGGCTCCGACCTGAGCGTGGCCGACGAGGCCAACGACCGCAGCACCCTGGCTCTGCCGGGCAACTACGACTCGCTGATCAGCCAGGTCTCCGCGCTGGGCAACCCGCGCACCGCGCTGGTGATGCAGGCGGATGGTCCCTACGACATCCAGGACGCGCAGAAGGACTTCCCGGCGATCGTGTTCAGCGGCTACAACGGCCAGAGCCAGGGCACCGCGCTGGCGCAGGTGCTGTTCGGGCAGCAGAACCCCGCCGGGCATCTGGACTTCACCTGGTACTCCGGGGACTCCCAGCTGGCGCCGATGGACAACTACGGGCTGACTCCCTCGCAGACCGGCGGGCTCGGGCGGACCTACCAGTACTTCACCGGTACGCCGACCTACCCGTTCGGCTACGGCCAGTCGTACTCCAGCTTCGCGTACTCCCACGTGCAGGTCGGTCCGCAGAACACGAACGCCGACGGGACCGTGCACGTCTCCTTCGACGTGAAGAACACCGGAACCGTCGCCGGTACCACGGTCGCGCAGCTGTACGCCGCACCTCCCGGCGCCGGGACCAACGACACCACGCGCGAGCAGCTCGCCGGATTCCAGAAGACGAACACGCTCAAGCCGGGCCAGAGCCAGCACATCTCCTTGTCGGTCAAGGTCTCCAGCCTCAGTACGTGGGACGAGAGCAGCCTCAAGCAGGTCGTGGCTGACGGCGCGTACCAGTTCCGGGTCGGTCCGGACTCGGCGACGACCGCCGGTTCCGGCACGGTGAACGTGCACGGCACGATGACGCCACACGTGCAGTCCGTCGCCGTCCAGCCCGACCAGGTGGTCTTCACCGCGGGCCAGACGCTGGACCTCACCGGCGCCAACCCCTGGATCGCGCCCGACACCAACGCCTCGCTGGAGCAGAACCACGCGCCGGCGGCGAACATCGTCGAGGCGGCGAACGACGACCAGTCCTTCGCCGACCTGGCGCACTCTCATGTCCGCTACAGCACCAGCGACCCGAAGGTCGCCACGGTCAGCGCCGCCGGCGTGGTCACCACGCACGCGCCGGGCGCGGCGACGATCAACGTGACGGTGAACGGCGTGACCGGCACCGCCCCGATCGTCGTGCGGGACCCGTTCACGCTCCAGGCGCCGGCGATCGTGAAGCCGGCGACCTCGATCACCGCGACCGAGACGTTCACCAACTCCGGCGACAAGGCGGTGCGCGATGTGCGGTTCGGTCTGACCACGCCGTCGGGCTGGACCGCGACGGCGAACTCGCCGGTCTCGGTGTCCAGCGTCGCGCCCGGCCAGACGGTGACGGCCAGGTGGAGCGTCGCGGTCCCGGCGACAGCCAGCCCGGGGACGCAGACCGAGCTTGATGCCACCACCACACTGACCGGCGCGGCCGGTTCCTACACCGAGAACTCGGTCAGCGCAGTCACGGTGACCTCCGGCGCCACGCCGCAGCAGGCCACGCCGGTCATCACCGGGACGAGCCCGGCGGCCGGGTCCTTGCAGGTGGTGCTGAACAACCCCTCGGACACCGCGACCTCGGTGACGGCGGTCAAGTGGCAGCTCGGCAGCCTGTCGGGCACCGCGCCGGTCAGCGCGACGATCGCCGCCGGGGCGTCGACCACGGTGACGGTTCCGGTGACCGGTATCAGTTTCGCGACCATCTACCCGCTGACGGTCAGCAGCGTCATCTCCGGCGGCTTGGCCTCGGAGCCGCTGAGCGGACACGTCACGTTCCTGCCGGTGGTGAACAAGTCCCTGGGCAGTTCCTGGACGCTGGACCAGGTCCAGGACGGTCCGTCGGTGAACCTGTCGACCTCCGCGGACGGGACCTGGGGATCGTTGGACGGCTCCCTGCCGTACGGCGGCGATTCCTACCTGTCGGGCAAGATGTGGTTCGACTGGGACGCTCAGAACCTTTACGTCACCGCCGATATGACCGAGGCTGCGTTCTCACAGACCAATACCGCCGGGGACATCTGGAAGGGCGACAGCATGCAGGTATCGGCGACGTCAGGGATTCCGGGATCGTCGGTCGCCACGAGCGATGAATCCCTTGAGGGACACTACGAATACGGCGCTGCTCTGACTCCTGCCGGGTCGCAGCTCTACCGCTGGATCAGCCCGTCGCAGGGTGCCGGTCTGGTCACCGACGCCTCGGTGAACGTCACCCGGGACGAGGCGAACCACACCACGCTGTACGAGGTGGCGATCCCGTGGAGCGATCTCACCTCGCTGGCGCCGACGGCGAACAGCGTGTTCTCCATCTCGGCGATGTTCAACAACGTGGACACCGGCGTACGGAACGGCTACCTGCAGTGGGGCGGCGGCATCGGCGACAACAAGAACGTCGCCGAGTTCAACATGGCGCAGCTGATGCCGGCGGCCGGGTCGTGA